The nucleotide window CAAAAATCTTTTATTAGTACTGCATCTGAAGCTGGCAGAATGTTCTCTTCACTTAAGATATATAATAGGCGCCATAATCAGTTGAAGTATTGCTGCAGTCTCTGTAATCTTGTCTTCAGGGATTTAACCAGTCCAAGGGTTAGCTCTTTGCACTATGTAAGCCTATTAAGTAGAAAGAAAGACatctacatttataatatttacactGGATTTTCACGGTTTTAAAGATCCAGTTTTATTCCCAAAAATGGGGATATATGAAATAGGCAATATCActtcaattaatgttttttttacaatctggACGACTGCTGTAGAAAACTTCAAATATGGACAGTCAGCCCCTCAAACCAGCACAGTTTAGGCACTTAGTGCAAGGTTGAATTCCCATATTCCATGTATCTTCTCTCCAATCCTGCCTCAGGTTACTCAAATGGCTGCCCTAGATTATGCAGAATAAAGCTCATTTTCAGTCCAAACAGTTTCAATCTCAAGTCTGCtataagttttcttttaatttaaatgtttgtgtCTAATGTGTTCCTAATTGGTCATTTAGTACCATTGGCATTCTAAAGCTCCTGGTTGTTTCTCTATtgatattttcaatgttttggtGTTTGTGgatttttaggaacattttagcATTTTGCAGCATATTTTGGTGTTGAATGAATATGCACAATTGTTACAAGCAATTAGGAGTGTTTTACTTTAAGGGATTGAGTATTTTGGTATTGTTTCCATAGTCTACAATGAAGTCTGAAAACCCTTGATATAACCCTATATTGGGAAAAATAACAACAGCTTCTGTGTAGGCATTCTGCCAGCTTACAAACAGCTATACAATGCTTGGATTTGGCCCAAGACAAAACCTCTTTAAAAAGCCCCTTATATTGTATTAGTAAGGAACAAGGTATTTGTAAATTAAAGTCAATTGTTATGCTTGTATTGTTTCTCTCCAACAGTGAATGCATCCTTTATTTTCATAGTTTGTATGGCTAGAATATAAATTACTATTTAAAATCTGGTGGTATTTAATAAACATATCTTTTATGCCAACAGCTTTAAGCAGATATTTTTATTCCAAATCTCTTAacttttaaaagatatatatatttatatttatatatatatatatatatattattttaggttaatttttctcttttcttataAAAGGAGTTACACATAAATGTCTTTCTGTGAACAAAATATcaacaattttttacacattacatgAACAGACTGCCATGCCCAATAAACTGTAGTGCGAAAATCAAACATCTATCCTAAGTACAATGTATTCAAAATATACAGTGTAAttaccaatgtaaaaataaataaaaatcattgctTTGTTGGCAGTGTCATTCTGGTCATACCTGTCTTCAGGTTGCAAAGCTGAAATGCTAAGCTAGTCAGTGACAACCTGAGGTGATAAACATTTCTGTCTAGCTTCATTGTCATCAGTTGTCATTTGTTTACTCCTCTTGGGTTCCATCCATGAGTTATGGATTACAGCGTTATTGGGCATCGGATCAGCTTCCACAATTGAAACaaccctttttttcattttactttttaaaaccttttgaaatttttgccTTGTGAATGCGTATAGCAGAGGGTGAAAGATTGTAGTTCCATAAGCCATGACTAAAAAGCAAAGTCTAAGTTTTACCAAAAGGTCATTTGGGCCTAGACATAAGATAATTGTGTTCAGTATGGAAATGGGCGTCCAACAAAACAGAAAGGTTGAAATAATCAATAAAGACATTCTGAAAACTCTTTTTTGCCTTTCCCGCCTTTCTCTGTGTCTTTTGACTGCTCGGCGGAGGGCAATAATCACAGATACAGAAGTCCTTACACCAAGCACCACATTTCTTCCTCCACTACTTTGTGAAACATCCGTGGTCTCATGCTGTGTAGCCagagaaatagtttttttcttgcGCATCTTCTTCTTTTGCCCTGTTGAGAACCTTGTGCCAATACGAATGTTAAGAGCCTGGAGAATTTTGCTGTATGTTATTAACATCACTAtaattgtgaaaaagaaaatgggtaTCTGTACAAGTAGGTGGTAATACATCCCAAGTTCTGTGTGATATTCGTTAGTGCTGACACACAGAAGCGTTTTGTTCTCCCACGTGTTTTCACTTTGAAAGCTGAAGAAGCTAACTTCAATGAAAGGAATCAGAAAAGAAAGGAATGAAACTATCCATGTTGATGTCATTAATATAAATGCACGGCCCATAGTTAGAATTCGATTGGCCGGTTTTACTGAGATGTCATAACGATCCAGAGTGATAGCAAAGACATTAACAGCTGTGGAGACACTGGCAAAAGACACACAAGCTTCATGGAAGCAGCAAATCAATGCACTATTGCTTTCAAGCGGAAGTAACAGGATCACAGTCGTCAGAGGAATACACCCTACACATATTATCACATCAAGTACATGAAGATTCATAGTAATAATGTTGCTGACAGAATTGATCAGGTTGGATTTCATGGAGTAAAGAACCAGTACGGTGAGGTTACTTCCAAGGCCCAGAACAATTTCCAGCATGAGGAAACAAGTAAGAGAAATTTGGAAGCTGAGTGGGTATGACAGTGGTCTATACATGTTGGTGCTGACGTCGTCAATCTCATCGCGAACTGTTATATTGGCCTCAGACTGCATGTTGGTTTCCAGTAAGAACATAAAACACATTCTGTTAAGATGGACAGCATGAGTCCTGTGAGGAGACAAATACAACATCAGACAAATCACAAAATGcctatgtttcttgttttttttaagtgagcAAAGAAATTGTTACATATTGCTGAGTGCCATATTTagtctgtaaatatatttctctaaCAATTTTATGTACCCAGGTTCCTTCTTAGAATTGATTGGACTTGGCTGCTAATTTTACATCTTCTTCTGATTTCTTGtctgcatggaaatttgaatTCACATTGTTGTGTTGTGATTTTGTGTGAACCACTCAGAGCATCACAAATTGATGAGTTACTTGTCTTGTTCAAACTAAAAAAAGGTGATTTacatgaagacatttttttttgtaatgtggctGAATTGTGTGTAATGGATCCTGAAGAATAGAAATCTCATGTGTGGTAGAACAAAAATAACCAATTTACAGTCCATGTTTGTAAAAACAGCAATAGACAGTAAGCAAATGACTGAAATGTTCTAGCACTGGAAAGTGTTGGCTCACCTTTCACCGTGAGATTTAGCAGTGATTGGACCAAAACCACATAACCCTCACTGTGTATGAACAGGATAAGCACACCTCCAAAAATCAGACTTGCTAGGTGCATTTTGGATCTTGTAGCTCATAGTAAAAATGAACACTGGTTtccattttattctgttttgcatTGGGCTTAATTCGCAAGTCTAGCACACCAGTTTATGtaaacctatttataaaaaatgagaaaaattgtAAATTACTGTCCCATGGCTATTTTA belongs to Pyxicephalus adspersus chromosome 2, UCB_Pads_2.0, whole genome shotgun sequence and includes:
- the GPR22 gene encoding G-protein coupled receptor 22 isoform X2, translating into MCFMFLLETNMQSEANITVRDEIDDVSTNMYRPLSYPLSFQISLTCFLMLEIVLGLGSNLTVLVLYSMKSNLINSVSNIITMNLHVLDVIICVGCIPLTTVILLLPLESNSALICCFHEACVSFASVSTAVNVFAITLDRYDISVKPANRILTMGRAFILMTSTWIVSFLSFLIPFIEVSFFSFQSENTWENKTLLCVSTNEYHTELGMYYHLLVQIPIFFFTIIVMLITYSKILQALNIRIGTRFSTGQKKKMRKKKTISLATQHETTDVSQSSGGRNVVLGVRTSVSVIIALRRAVKRHRERRERQKRVFRMSLLIISTFLFCWTPISILNTIILCLGPNDLLVKLRLCFLVMAYGTTIFHPLLYAFTRQKFQKVLKSKMKKRVVSIVEADPMPNNAVIHNSWMEPKRSKQMTTDDNEARQKCLSPQVVTD
- the GPR22 gene encoding G-protein coupled receptor 22 isoform X1, which produces MSPESCSLQTHAVHLNRMCFMFLLETNMQSEANITVRDEIDDVSTNMYRPLSYPLSFQISLTCFLMLEIVLGLGSNLTVLVLYSMKSNLINSVSNIITMNLHVLDVIICVGCIPLTTVILLLPLESNSALICCFHEACVSFASVSTAVNVFAITLDRYDISVKPANRILTMGRAFILMTSTWIVSFLSFLIPFIEVSFFSFQSENTWENKTLLCVSTNEYHTELGMYYHLLVQIPIFFFTIIVMLITYSKILQALNIRIGTRFSTGQKKKMRKKKTISLATQHETTDVSQSSGGRNVVLGVRTSVSVIIALRRAVKRHRERRERQKRVFRMSLLIISTFLFCWTPISILNTIILCLGPNDLLVKLRLCFLVMAYGTTIFHPLLYAFTRQKFQKVLKSKMKKRVVSIVEADPMPNNAVIHNSWMEPKRSKQMTTDDNEARQKCLSPQVVTD